A part of Larkinella insperata genomic DNA contains:
- a CDS encoding ATP-binding protein, with protein sequence MSSQVKQVTIQIVDNVTHLEVVSQLSTIIFAKKGDLLDVTIIIIPNSGFVYPDHLLLITSALNSAIDRGVVVSGRCRCHHRCRNYVSRMDFFQSLGISFEECFARQSSSGRFLAISKFQGFSQGNSYINEIVEILKGMQLATSGMLDIISFSLGELLGNITEHSLVDEGWMVAQYYPSKEVVRIMVADTGQGIHAALTTKPRDAKYTSYSPHQAIEECIIKGVTNGNGRGNGLYGVANFVKENGGILTICSGNCTLMYSNTEKRVLDSPFWQGTAVYLEINSNKPVKQELILDGHVGFAEDFDDWFGESQPVNQESNKNLDSLW encoded by the coding sequence ATGTCATCACAGGTAAAGCAAGTTACTATCCAAATTGTCGATAATGTTACCCATTTAGAGGTTGTTAGTCAGCTTTCAACCATCATTTTTGCTAAAAAAGGCGATTTATTAGATGTAACTATAATTATTATTCCCAATAGTGGATTTGTCTATCCTGACCACCTTTTGTTGATAACATCAGCACTGAATAGCGCAATCGACAGGGGAGTAGTTGTCTCTGGACGATGTCGGTGCCATCACCGGTGTCGAAATTATGTTAGCCGGATGGATTTCTTCCAGAGCTTAGGAATAAGTTTTGAGGAATGTTTTGCAAGACAAAGTTCTTCAGGACGTTTTCTAGCTATATCAAAATTCCAAGGCTTCTCACAGGGCAATAGTTACATAAATGAGATTGTTGAAATACTAAAAGGCATGCAGCTTGCAACCTCTGGAATGCTTGATATTATATCTTTCAGTCTAGGAGAACTACTTGGAAATATCACTGAGCACTCTTTAGTCGACGAGGGTTGGATGGTAGCCCAGTATTATCCATCAAAAGAGGTAGTAAGAATAATGGTCGCGGACACAGGTCAAGGGATACACGCTGCACTAACAACAAAACCTAGAGATGCAAAATATACAAGCTATTCTCCACACCAGGCAATCGAAGAGTGCATTATAAAAGGAGTAACAAATGGCAATGGACGTGGCAACGGACTATACGGCGTCGCTAATTTTGTTAAAGAAAATGGTGGTATATTGACAATCTGCTCAGGAAATTGTACACTTATGTATTCAAATACAGAGAAGAGGGTACTAGACTCTCCTTTTTGGCAGGGGACAGCAGTGTATTTAGAAATTAATTCAAACAAACCCGTCAAGCAAGAGTTGATTCTGGACGGGCATGTAGGCTTTGCAGAAGACTTTGATGATTGGTTTGGTGAGAGCCAACCAGTTAATCAAGAATCTAACAAAAATCTAGATTCTTTGTGGTAA
- a CDS encoding M16 family metallopeptidase — MEDYELYTLPNGIRIVHKQVPHTQIAHCGIMLDIGSRDELPQQEGLAHFWEHMAFKGTKKRKSFHIINRLETVGGELNAYTTKEKVCFHASVLGLHFEKATELLADIAFHSVFPEKQIEKERSVILEEMAMYYDSPEDALQDDFDQVVFQNHPLGGNILGRPETVRSFTREQLQQFIAENLDTERVVFASVSNLPFSKVKKMAAKYLSDIPHRTSERKRLAPDHYEPQRVTVERPITQAQCAIGRPSYALNDPRRLPFFMLVNLLGGPGMNSRLNMNLREKYGLVYSVEASYTPFLDTGFLGIYFGTDQKHLDRSSTLISRELKALREKPLTKLQLHNTKEQLMGQLAMSEEGNQSFMLTMAKSILDTGKLESLNEIFSEIRQVEAGLLQDLANEMFDENRLSYLTFLPEPDEDE, encoded by the coding sequence ATGGAAGATTACGAACTATACACTTTACCGAACGGCATTCGGATTGTTCATAAACAAGTACCGCATACCCAAATTGCCCACTGCGGCATCATGCTCGACATCGGCAGCCGCGACGAATTACCCCAGCAGGAGGGCCTAGCCCACTTCTGGGAACACATGGCCTTCAAGGGCACGAAAAAACGCAAGTCTTTTCACATCATCAACCGGCTGGAAACCGTCGGTGGTGAACTGAACGCGTACACGACCAAGGAGAAAGTCTGTTTTCACGCGTCGGTGCTGGGTCTGCATTTCGAAAAAGCCACCGAACTGCTGGCCGACATTGCGTTTCATTCCGTTTTTCCCGAAAAGCAGATCGAAAAGGAACGCAGCGTAATTCTGGAAGAAATGGCGATGTATTACGACTCGCCCGAAGACGCCCTGCAGGACGATTTTGACCAGGTGGTTTTCCAGAATCACCCGCTGGGCGGCAACATTCTGGGCCGGCCCGAAACCGTGCGCTCGTTTACGCGCGAACAACTTCAGCAATTCATCGCGGAGAACCTGGACACCGAACGGGTTGTGTTTGCGTCGGTCAGCAACCTGCCCTTCAGCAAGGTTAAAAAGATGGCGGCCAAATACCTCAGCGACATTCCGCACCGCACCTCGGAACGCAAACGGCTGGCCCCCGACCACTACGAGCCCCAGCGCGTAACGGTCGAACGGCCCATTACGCAGGCCCAGTGCGCCATTGGCCGCCCGTCGTACGCCCTGAACGATCCGCGTCGGCTGCCGTTTTTCATGCTGGTCAACCTGCTCGGCGGACCGGGCATGAACTCCCGGCTGAACATGAACCTGCGCGAGAAATACGGCCTGGTTTACTCCGTTGAAGCCAGCTACACCCCTTTTCTCGATACGGGTTTCCTCGGTATTTACTTCGGCACCGACCAGAAACACCTCGACCGCAGCAGCACGCTCATTAGCCGCGAACTGAAAGCCCTCCGGGAAAAACCGTTGACGAAACTCCAGTTGCACAACACCAAAGAGCAGTTGATGGGGCAACTGGCCATGTCGGAAGAAGGCAATCAGAGTTTCATGCTCACTATGGCCAAAAGCATTCTGGATACGGGCAAACTGGAATCACTGAACGAAATTTTCAGCGAAATCCGCCAGGTGGAAGCCGGTCTGCTCCAGGACCTGGCCAACGAAATGTTTGACGAAAACCGCCTGAGCTACCTGACCTTTCTGCCGGAGCCGGATGAGGATGAGTAA
- a CDS encoding outer membrane protein assembly factor BamB family protein — MRNFLSIFFILLCLLSGCKKRQPDIDPVTPPATYTLYGSDELTCYAINASTGLKRWVFKSEYSLVGPPHVKNGMVFLKTEESLFALDAVTGTKRWESKTRPVLFTITDKVVYIVNSKRKLYALDAITGTKKWEFTSDLNGTAYTMSPTIANGLVYWVPMQIQSMLLMQYRAQ, encoded by the coding sequence ATGCGAAATTTTTTATCGATCTTTTTTATACTGCTTTGCCTTTTGTCAGGCTGTAAAAAACGCCAACCAGATATTGACCCAGTTACTCCACCAGCGACTTATACTTTATACGGATCTGATGAATTAACTTGCTATGCTATCAATGCTAGTACTGGACTTAAACGCTGGGTTTTTAAAAGCGAGTATAGCCTTGTAGGCCCTCCCCATGTCAAAAACGGTATGGTTTTCTTAAAAACCGAGGAAAGCTTATTTGCACTTGATGCTGTTACTGGCACGAAACGTTGGGAATCAAAAACCCGACCCGTGCTTTTTACAATTACCGACAAGGTGGTATATATAGTCAATTCCAAAAGAAAGCTTTATGCACTTGATGCTATCACTGGCACGAAAAAATGGGAGTTCACCTCGGACTTGAACGGAACGGCTTATACAATGTCTCCAACCATAGCCAATGGTTTGGTTTACTGGGTACCTATGCAAATACAATCTATGCTCTTGATGCAGTATCGGGCACAGTAA
- a CDS encoding PQQ-binding-like beta-propeller repeat protein, which translates to MPPKDVHLKISNGLLYTTSDYITKVRAYNASTGVKLWEFELGDYRSKASDPLLSNGTLYVVIAGKLFSLDATTGTKKWEYTASKGLFDAPPTLADGVLYATTDSKTLHSIEAATGRELLESPIGLDEPIYASPLVDSGLIFLSGYMQICALEVGSGKVKWKVDNGNRTYYYHPMLAGGLIYSASMSHWFSIVKFYALDAATGSTKWEFPTPYVISYNLVAVKD; encoded by the coding sequence ATGCCTCCAAAGGATGTGCATCTTAAAATAAGCAACGGGCTCTTGTATACGACTAGCGATTACATTACAAAAGTTCGAGCTTATAATGCCTCGACCGGCGTTAAATTGTGGGAGTTTGAACTAGGCGATTATAGGTCCAAAGCCTCGGATCCGCTTCTTAGCAACGGAACACTATATGTGGTTATTGCCGGAAAACTATTCTCTTTGGATGCTACAACAGGTACAAAGAAGTGGGAGTATACTGCTAGCAAAGGTCTTTTTGATGCACCCCCGACTCTGGCAGATGGTGTCTTATATGCGACTACTGATTCAAAGACCTTACATAGCATTGAGGCTGCAACGGGGAGGGAGTTACTAGAGTCTCCTATAGGGCTAGATGAACCTATCTATGCCAGCCCGCTTGTGGATAGTGGCTTGATCTTTTTAAGCGGTTACATGCAAATTTGTGCCCTTGAGGTTGGTAGTGGCAAGGTAAAGTGGAAAGTAGACAACGGCAATCGGACATATTACTATCATCCAATGCTGGCTGGTGGGCTTATTTATTCTGCTAGCATGTCACATTGGTTCAGCATCGTTAAGTTCTACGCGCTAGATGCAGCTACAGGCTCCACTAAGTGGGAGTTTCCAACCCCATATGTTATTTCTTACAATCTTGTAGCGGTCAAAGATTGA
- a CDS encoding tape measure protein → MAVGAINITLGATVGGFVSAMGTARAAVSQLTSDLNGKLITAFNNADRQSRFFERGIGRLGTGLQDVGSKLSTLVTLPLAGLGAAAYKTYADINALQLGLENITGSAAAAKARFEELKEVARLPGLGLEEAVQGDVRLQAVGFSAETSKRALLEFGNALALTGGGRVELDAVITQLSQMGSSAKVLAEDLKPILRASPAVAKAVRGMFGTVSSEAISKQLTAAGKGPADFIKELIESLSGLERVKGGPKNAIENFGDSIKLAAFSFGEAADKALNMTGLLTRVGDAAGQLAKRFAELPTGTQSAIIGVTGFAAAIGPLTLGIGSLVKLMPVISSGFALLGGPIGIAAAAVVGATALIVTNWDKLKVYWEQLKQSLAKTGVWSTVQNVVSSAMEAIGAVSGAYIGYITEVWNGFKGYLIPTAKYIFGVVAEVFKVGMGILSGIFKAITAVFTLDWSKLRDAMQNITISLWNGVIGLTSKSIAFVGSLFAAFLKTVGASDLSSALSANLDRMTAGAERMKYALKGVNQAAQETKKNMPSTSGITLPEVTVLGRRPTRVINQPGKKNEADSAIEKLNKQLSATEERLQSLRLVAPFSFALRQAEYLRAELLDLKKVADPDFKLPKRDTPGEVEMIHGRFDFKSSLNVQNAILPLNAKAAAAQVGEVSSSIVTAIGQLGQEVSNAFRGAAASAAEGVGELVGGLMSGTASLASIPALFGNILGNLAQQIGKSMIAFGTSGLAIKNLIKDPALAIVAGAGLIAVGAALKNTVSNSINSIPKFADGGIVSGPTLGLVGEYANARSNPEVIAPLDKLKRMVGGGTQVFIPEMRLAYDALYIAFKRGERDDYEFN, encoded by the coding sequence ATGGCAGTTGGAGCAATCAATATAACACTGGGCGCAACCGTTGGCGGGTTTGTGTCTGCCATGGGTACGGCCCGTGCGGCCGTCTCTCAGTTAACCTCAGACCTAAACGGCAAACTAATAACCGCCTTTAACAATGCTGACCGGCAATCCCGTTTTTTTGAGCGGGGCATCGGTCGGCTGGGCACTGGACTTCAGGATGTGGGCAGCAAACTCTCGACGTTGGTAACCCTTCCCCTGGCTGGTCTTGGGGCGGCTGCCTACAAAACGTATGCCGACATCAATGCCCTGCAATTAGGACTGGAGAACATAACCGGTTCGGCGGCGGCAGCCAAGGCTCGTTTTGAAGAGCTTAAGGAAGTGGCCCGGCTGCCAGGCTTAGGGCTTGAAGAAGCGGTTCAGGGCGATGTAAGGCTTCAGGCAGTTGGCTTTTCGGCCGAAACCTCAAAGCGGGCTCTGTTGGAGTTCGGAAACGCCCTGGCGCTAACCGGTGGTGGCCGGGTTGAACTGGATGCTGTCATTACACAGTTAAGCCAAATGGGATCTTCGGCTAAAGTGTTGGCGGAAGACTTAAAGCCCATCCTGCGGGCGTCGCCTGCGGTAGCCAAAGCCGTTCGGGGTATGTTCGGCACAGTCAGTAGTGAAGCTATTTCCAAGCAACTGACCGCGGCCGGCAAGGGCCCTGCGGATTTCATAAAAGAGCTTATTGAGAGTCTTAGCGGACTCGAGCGGGTTAAGGGTGGCCCTAAAAACGCCATTGAAAACTTTGGTGATTCTATAAAGTTAGCCGCCTTTAGTTTTGGTGAGGCCGCTGATAAAGCCCTTAACATGACGGGCTTACTTACCCGTGTCGGTGATGCGGCCGGGCAACTGGCAAAACGATTCGCGGAGCTACCGACAGGGACGCAATCCGCTATCATTGGGGTGACGGGGTTTGCTGCCGCCATTGGACCGCTAACCCTGGGGATTGGTTCACTGGTAAAACTAATGCCGGTGATCAGCAGCGGCTTTGCGCTGCTGGGTGGACCGATCGGTATCGCGGCAGCGGCCGTCGTAGGGGCTACGGCGCTAATCGTTACCAACTGGGATAAGCTAAAGGTCTACTGGGAGCAGCTTAAGCAATCGCTGGCCAAAACCGGTGTGTGGTCAACAGTACAGAATGTAGTCAGCTCCGCCATGGAAGCCATCGGGGCTGTTTCGGGCGCTTACATCGGCTATATCACCGAAGTATGGAACGGATTCAAGGGATACCTGATCCCGACGGCTAAATACATCTTCGGCGTCGTTGCCGAGGTCTTCAAGGTTGGCATGGGCATCCTTTCTGGCATCTTCAAGGCTATTACGGCCGTCTTTACCCTGGATTGGTCGAAGCTGCGGGACGCGATGCAAAACATTACCATCTCCCTGTGGAACGGGGTCATTGGTCTTACTTCTAAATCGATTGCTTTTGTAGGGTCACTGTTTGCCGCCTTCCTGAAAACGGTGGGCGCTAGTGACCTTTCTTCGGCCCTGAGCGCCAATCTGGACCGAATGACCGCGGGAGCCGAACGAATGAAGTACGCTCTGAAAGGTGTTAACCAGGCCGCGCAGGAAACAAAAAAGAACATGCCCTCTACTTCTGGCATTACCCTGCCAGAAGTAACAGTACTGGGTAGGCGCCCAACCAGGGTGATCAATCAACCCGGCAAAAAGAACGAAGCGGATTCTGCCATTGAAAAGCTCAACAAACAACTCTCGGCAACGGAGGAACGCCTTCAGAGTCTGCGCCTGGTCGCCCCGTTCAGTTTTGCGCTACGTCAGGCGGAGTACCTGCGGGCTGAATTGTTAGACCTGAAGAAAGTAGCGGATCCGGATTTTAAGTTACCAAAACGGGATACGCCGGGGGAGGTAGAAATGATTCATGGCCGGTTTGATTTTAAGTCATCCTTAAACGTCCAGAACGCAATCCTACCTCTGAATGCCAAAGCCGCAGCAGCGCAGGTTGGGGAGGTTAGTAGCAGTATCGTGACGGCCATTGGCCAGCTTGGCCAGGAGGTCAGCAACGCCTTTCGAGGAGCGGCAGCCTCGGCGGCTGAGGGCGTGGGCGAATTGGTTGGCGGGCTGATGAGCGGCACGGCGTCTTTGGCCTCGATTCCGGCCCTGTTTGGGAACATCCTGGGTAATCTGGCGCAGCAGATTGGTAAATCCATGATTGCGTTTGGGACTTCGGGTCTAGCCATCAAGAACCTGATTAAAGATCCGGCCCTGGCGATTGTGGCGGGAGCTGGCCTGATTGCTGTCGGGGCCGCACTGAAGAACACGGTCAGCAATAGCATTAATAGCATCCCCAAGTTTGCCGATGGTGGTATTGTTTCTGGACCGACGCTGGGCTTAGTTGGCGAATACGCAAACGCCCGTTCCAACCCGGAGGTCATTGCGCCCCTCGACAAGCTGAAGCGTATGGTCGGCGGTGGTACGCAAGTATTCATTCCGGAAATGCGGCTTGCTTATGACGCCTTGTATATAGCATTCAAGCGCGGAGAGAGAGACGACTACGAGTTCAATTAG
- a CDS encoding phage integrase SAM-like domain-containing protein, translating to MSLLLLNAFDVTCQFWFRKTRSKEGSNEGVVQVNIYYRPISKREVFGPVSSEIRTTRDCWDRRNEPIKKTPNRELPNGQKVYDPNLDPLARLKKQLDEYEKNFELARIEFYSRRRQYTPEALHTVTMAMVKRDAALLQEKIHGEQSVSYRIAASYWEQKINALVGMQTRPLDRTLLMVHEEFIKVQEKFVNDNQFTRTPGQIGASTFTGYVNHFNPIKAYLKATNQEDVLITHITPGFVDRLQEWLMTQNSPKTKRQYQIGSINMFVQTLRAVCRFAVRREYIQYDPTAAIRHWSAPKSVAKPLPPDILHILKTAELPEHMRWMIDSWLVAMYLNLHYADYMNLPKMEIRTFNGLGVRYIDHPRKKQRGTALRLVSHLTPEVEEILAKYGGPHKLYYRTLGAFIKGFEQVCELLDLRNGNGSRFHIQFGMARDTGMSMGAAEGRSAEVLKNNAGHSNVSMQSKYINAAPSILEEHLKRQVSVSNSKIIPLQSNAA from the coding sequence ATGTCCTTATTACTATTAAATGCATTTGATGTAACCTGCCAGTTTTGGTTTCGCAAAACCCGCAGTAAAGAAGGTTCTAATGAAGGAGTTGTGCAGGTCAACATATACTATAGACCTATCTCAAAGCGGGAAGTGTTCGGCCCGGTTTCAAGCGAGATTCGCACTACCAGAGATTGTTGGGACCGCCGAAACGAACCGATTAAAAAAACACCAAATCGGGAGTTGCCCAATGGACAGAAAGTCTACGACCCCAATTTGGACCCGTTGGCTCGTCTTAAGAAACAACTTGATGAATACGAGAAAAACTTTGAACTAGCCCGTATTGAATTTTATTCCCGGCGCAGACAGTACACCCCGGAAGCTTTGCATACGGTAACTATGGCAATGGTAAAACGGGATGCTGCACTTCTTCAGGAAAAGATTCATGGGGAACAGTCGGTTTCTTACCGGATTGCGGCTTCGTACTGGGAGCAAAAGATAAATGCGCTAGTTGGTATGCAGACGCGACCTTTAGACCGTACCCTTTTAATGGTGCATGAAGAGTTTATTAAGGTTCAAGAGAAATTCGTAAATGACAACCAGTTTACCCGCACGCCGGGCCAGATCGGTGCATCTACATTTACGGGCTATGTAAATCACTTTAACCCTATTAAAGCTTACCTAAAAGCCACAAACCAAGAGGATGTTTTAATTACACACATCACTCCAGGCTTTGTTGATCGGCTTCAAGAGTGGCTAATGACTCAGAATTCCCCCAAGACAAAAAGGCAGTATCAAATTGGCTCCATCAATATGTTTGTTCAGACCTTGCGTGCCGTTTGTCGGTTTGCTGTTCGAAGGGAGTATATTCAGTACGACCCAACCGCTGCAATCAGGCATTGGAGTGCGCCGAAGTCTGTTGCCAAGCCATTACCCCCGGATATTCTACATATTCTGAAAACTGCCGAACTGCCTGAACATATGCGGTGGATGATAGATAGCTGGCTGGTAGCTATGTATTTGAATTTGCACTATGCTGATTACATGAATCTGCCCAAGATGGAAATTCGCACCTTTAACGGGCTAGGGGTCCGCTACATCGACCACCCGCGCAAAAAGCAGCGCGGTACAGCCTTGCGGCTAGTTTCTCACCTAACCCCGGAAGTAGAGGAAATCTTGGCTAAGTATGGCGGGCCTCATAAATTGTACTATCGAACTCTAGGGGCTTTTATTAAAGGCTTTGAGCAAGTCTGTGAGCTTTTAGACTTACGAAACGGGAATGGAAGCCGATTTCATATTCAATTCGGTATGGCCCGCGATACGGGTATGTCAATGGGAGCTGCCGAAGGTCGTTCAGCAGAGGTATTGAAAAATAACGCAGGACACAGCAATGTGTCAATGCAGTCAAAGTATATTAATGCAGCACCTTCTATTTTGGAAGAACATTTGAAACGGCAAGTATCCGTTAGTAACTCAAAAATTATCCCTCTTCAGTCGAACGCAGCTTGA
- a CDS encoding DUF4041 domain-containing protein, protein MNTTLLLAIIAGLSIALILVSMFTISSQRQLRKELEDKTDEVQRLQEKYAPIINLDEEIESKTKKIDLIKMYIEALQAKHDLDAKNLSEEYRAKRAIYENLLKEVAIVEENLGDISYGLYKPHYNFASSERYKAELDRIWAAEKRLIKEGKAIVCATTWSVSGSYAEGAKMTSRYSKLMLRAFNGECDSAIAKVSWNNIVNMEARIEKSFTALNALGESHQISITYDYYQLKLSELRLEFELQEKIHQEKEEQKLIKEQMREEEKALREIEIAQKKAADEELRYQKALEKARQDVQYATGAQMERLADKIKELEILLSAAHQQKEKAMSMAQMTKSGHVYVISNIGSFGENVYKIGMTRRLDPMDRVRELGDASVPFSFDVHALVYCDNAPELENALHRKFADNRLNLINNRREFFHVNIDQIEQTLLGMGHSLTLTKLAEAREYRETLSIRETKNKPLLLESQIMLQEQLPISLD, encoded by the coding sequence ATGAATACTACTTTACTTTTGGCAATCATCGCTGGTCTTTCAATCGCTCTGATTTTGGTAAGTATGTTTACCATCAGCAGCCAGCGTCAATTAAGAAAAGAGTTAGAGGACAAAACTGATGAGGTGCAACGCCTGCAAGAGAAATATGCGCCTATCATTAATCTGGATGAGGAAATTGAGAGTAAAACGAAGAAGATTGACCTCATTAAAATGTATATCGAAGCCTTGCAGGCAAAGCATGATCTTGATGCCAAAAATCTTTCCGAGGAATACAGGGCTAAGCGGGCTATTTATGAAAACCTTCTGAAGGAGGTTGCCATTGTAGAGGAGAACTTAGGAGACATTTCCTATGGCTTATATAAACCGCATTACAACTTTGCCAGTTCGGAACGATACAAAGCAGAATTAGATAGAATCTGGGCCGCTGAGAAAAGATTAATAAAAGAAGGCAAGGCTATCGTCTGCGCTACCACCTGGTCTGTTAGCGGTAGTTACGCTGAAGGGGCTAAAATGACCAGCAGGTACTCCAAATTAATGCTTCGGGCGTTCAATGGTGAGTGCGATTCCGCCATTGCGAAGGTGAGTTGGAATAATATTGTGAATATGGAGGCCCGCATTGAGAAGTCATTTACGGCTCTCAACGCGCTTGGAGAATCTCATCAGATTTCGATTACCTACGATTATTATCAACTGAAGCTATCCGAATTAAGACTTGAATTTGAACTTCAGGAAAAAATCCACCAAGAGAAAGAAGAGCAGAAGTTGATCAAGGAGCAGATGCGCGAAGAAGAAAAAGCGCTTCGTGAGATTGAAATTGCTCAGAAAAAAGCGGCCGACGAGGAACTGCGTTATCAGAAAGCTTTGGAAAAGGCGAGGCAAGATGTTCAGTATGCCACTGGCGCCCAAATGGAAAGGTTAGCTGACAAAATCAAGGAGTTAGAGATCTTGTTGAGCGCGGCTCACCAACAGAAAGAAAAAGCCATGTCAATGGCTCAAATGACTAAGTCTGGCCATGTCTACGTAATTTCCAATATCGGTTCATTTGGTGAAAACGTATACAAAATCGGTATGACTAGACGCCTAGATCCGATGGACCGAGTGCGTGAATTGGGGGATGCTTCTGTCCCCTTCTCCTTTGATGTTCATGCTTTGGTCTATTGCGATAATGCCCCCGAGTTGGAAAATGCCCTTCACCGGAAGTTTGCTGACAATCGCTTGAATCTGATTAATAATCGACGAGAGTTCTTCCACGTGAATATTGATCAGATTGAACAGACTTTACTCGGAATGGGTCACAGCCTAACGCTAACTAAACTTGCAGAGGCCAGAGAGTATAGAGAAACACTTTCTATTCGAGAAACAAAGAATAAACCATTGCTATTGGAAAGTCAAATTATGTTGCAAGAGCAATTGCCCATTTCGCTCGATTAA
- a CDS encoding outer membrane protein assembly factor BamB family protein: MNLKVVIQDIIGQIARISPIVICLLITSSCSKKKDPEAKPDQVEMLYIGDDKSLWALDALTGNQKWTFATNGYISTGATVSDKVVYVGSFDKKMYAVDAATGKQKWAFEADHIIRTTPTVVDGIIYFGTEAGRFYAVNSQTGELIWSKKMPNEIWCSPTVANKIVYTSNYFSAKFVALDAKTGEEKWVFQTNNNIIAGNPTVANGYVYVSTYTGFVYALDAQTGQKKWQFETPGNGITGCPTLVNGLIYFGSNDRSVYALDATSGAKKWSFKTGNSIDSSPIVDNGTVYIGSNDKKLYALDAASGAEKWAFEAGTAVKYGPTVANGIVYFGTQLNTMYALDANTGTSKWDTRVRMFWGPCVVSQKGVVYHPGTSGDQP, from the coding sequence ATGAACCTCAAAGTGGTTATTCAAGACATCATTGGGCAGATTGCCCGCATTTCTCCAATCGTAATCTGCCTGCTGATAACGTCTTCCTGTTCAAAGAAAAAGGATCCGGAAGCGAAACCCGATCAAGTTGAAATGCTGTATATAGGAGACGATAAGTCTCTTTGGGCCTTAGACGCTTTGACAGGCAATCAAAAATGGACTTTTGCAACCAACGGTTATATCTCCACTGGAGCTACAGTCTCTGATAAAGTCGTTTATGTAGGCAGTTTCGATAAAAAGATGTATGCAGTCGATGCCGCTACCGGAAAGCAGAAATGGGCTTTCGAAGCTGATCACATTATTCGAACAACACCAACTGTTGTGGACGGAATCATCTACTTTGGTACTGAGGCTGGCCGATTCTATGCTGTTAATTCCCAAACTGGCGAGTTGATCTGGAGCAAAAAAATGCCCAATGAAATCTGGTGTAGTCCAACTGTCGCCAATAAAATTGTCTATACGAGTAATTACTTCTCAGCTAAATTCGTCGCTTTGGATGCGAAAACGGGAGAGGAGAAATGGGTGTTTCAAACTAATAATAATATTATTGCGGGCAATCCCACTGTTGCCAATGGTTATGTTTATGTTTCTACCTATACTGGTTTTGTTTATGCTTTGGATGCTCAGACTGGCCAGAAGAAATGGCAATTTGAAACCCCTGGTAACGGGATTACAGGTTGTCCAACCTTGGTAAACGGGTTAATCTATTTTGGCTCTAATGATCGCAGTGTTTATGCGCTTGATGCTACATCTGGGGCTAAGAAATGGTCTTTTAAAACCGGTAATTCTATCGATTCAAGCCCGATTGTAGACAACGGGACGGTTTACATTGGGAGCAATGATAAAAAGCTATATGCACTGGATGCGGCAAGTGGCGCCGAAAAATGGGCTTTTGAAGCAGGCACGGCTGTTAAGTATGGGCCAACCGTTGCTAATGGAATAGTTTATTTCGGCACACAACTTAATACCATGTATGCCCTCGATGCCAATACTGGGACAAGCAAATGGGACACCCGAGTTCGCATGTTCTGGGGTCCGTGCGTCGTAAGTCAAAAAGGGGTAGTATATCATCCCGGCACAAGTGGAGATCAGCCCTGA
- a CDS encoding STAS-like domain-containing protein produces the protein MIMQFQRFGKILATRPLGRQVRSEIINELRKNDVIIFDLEGVDTVSNSFADECFAKLLSEMDLSTLKRRTTFRNASPFIKGVITYAIKEGLASQSEHSSYKAAA, from the coding sequence ATGATTATGCAATTCCAGAGGTTCGGTAAGATCCTCGCCACTCGTCCCCTGGGGAGACAGGTACGGAGTGAAATCATCAATGAATTGCGAAAAAATGATGTAATCATTTTTGACTTGGAGGGCGTTGATACTGTATCTAATTCATTTGCTGACGAATGCTTTGCAAAATTATTGTCTGAGATGGACCTTAGCACTCTAAAGCGTCGAACCACATTCAGAAACGCCTCCCCTTTTATAAAAGGCGTTATCACTTATGCTATTAAAGAGGGTCTTGCTTCTCAGTCAGAGCACTCCTCTTACAAAGCAGCAGCTTGA